In the Styela clava chromosome 8, kaStyClav1.hap1.2, whole genome shotgun sequence genome, one interval contains:
- the LOC120345858 gene encoding uncharacterized protein LOC120345858 isoform X1 — translation MKYLRILLLILFCGCSLPQGLDSEMTTNGSEYNKNGDADSIKKRTEELGQANEKEKLGLPVTTERTIQATYLIPTMATPNAVIHSMIAVPATMDRPIPTMSPMSPSGLRGNSDTPNTEGKMNSTTHVPDILEVGTTPAANQISPSSGNTSKSNASKSEDKWIEGLCSYPIYNNRDACIGDLDYYTQHLSLCEYRGGVVVFAIFVASLGLTIILLNCLLPIVVWQRSDMRTQYDYIKVSLAFADMIPGFLLLTAVIPNMVWVRQHSEKQVVEMLHNDTNSPTAVIVGSLLTMSGQASLLHLMFLSIERFIAITWPFWHLLRKTRTIIVTLSLLWIASFLCAFVPAEFPQYFEYIFQPSLLIHYMTLKTIIGTSGKVEYGIHGPLYTSITMILPFTIMLVVCILTGISSYRKLKSRTKTFRAGGKFHAASGSAVVDGKQSSTGVDAEPRLKPTTSLRQKLRPEVSVFITIVTMIIGFTVTILPFGIVLILFVAKTLTCSTYTTSFVLTFYGGLANGLINPIIYSFRDERFRTAVKKLFSKRSENKPMATTTTNASSGSCNSKL, via the exons ATGAAATATTTAAGAATATTACTTCTAATCCTCTTTTGTGGCTGTAGTCTTCCTCAAGGCTTGGATTCCGAAATGACTACAAATGGGTCTGAATATAACAAGAACGGCGACGCCGATTCGATCAAAAAACGTACGGAAGAGCTAGGACAAgccaatgaaaaagaaaaactcGGATTGCCCGTCACTACCGAACGAACTATACAGGCTACTTATTTAATACCAACGATGGCAACGCCTAACGCAGTTATACATTCAATGATCGCAGTACCTGCGACAATGGACAGGCCGATTCCTACAATGTCGCCGATGTCACCGTCAGGATTACGAGGTAATTCAGATACCCCGAATACGGAGGGAAAGATGAATTCAACCACGCATGTGCCTGATATTTTAGAAGTTGGTACAACTCCAGCAGCAAATCAAATCTCTCCTTCAAGCGGGAATACATCTAAAAGTAATGCATCCAAAAGTGAAGACAAATGGATAGAGGGCCTCTGTAGTTATCCAATTTATAACAATCGTGATGCCTGTATCGGTGACTTGGACTATTATACACAGCATTTGTCACTCTGTGAGTACAGGGGTGGCGTTGTGGTGTTTGCGATTTTCGTCGCATCACTTGGATTGACTATTATTCTTCTTAACTGCCTGTTACCTATTGTAGTATGGCAAAGATCTGACATGAGAACTCAGTATGATTATATAAAAG TTTCTTTAGCATTTGCGGACATGATTCCTGGCTTTTTATTACTGACTGCCGTGATACCGAACATGGTTTGGGTCAGGCAACATAGCGAAAAACAAGTGGTAGAAATGCTGCATAATGATACAAACTCTCCTACTGCAGTCATAGTTGGATCTTTGTTGACGATGTCGGGACAG GCTTCTCTTCTACACCTCATGTTCTTGAGCATCGAGAGATTTATCGCCATCACGTGGCCATTTTGGCATTTACTGCGAAAAACTCGAACGATAATTGTGACTTTGAGTTTGTTATGGATAGCTTCATTTCTATGTGCATTTGTTCCAG CCGAATTTCCGCAATACTTCGAATACATATTTCAACCATCTTTGTTAATTCACTACATGACGTTGAAAACAATAATTGGAACATCGGGAAAAGTAGAATACGGAATACATGGCCCTCTGTACACGTCGATTACCATGATTCTACCTTTTACAATTATG TTGGTGGTATGCATTTTGACGGGTATTTCATCATACAGGAAATTGAAATCGAGAACAAAAACATTTAGAGCCGGCGGAAAGTTTCACGCCGCTTCTGGCTCGGCTGTTGTCGACGGTAAACAGTCATCCACTGGCGTGGATGCAGAACCCCGACTTAAACCAACGACAAGCTTACGACAAAAATTGCGGCCCGAAGTGTCAGTATTCATTACTATTGTGACAATGATTATTGGATTCACAGTAACCATAC TTCCCTTTGGGATCGTTTTGATCCTATTTGTAGCGAAGACGTTGACGTGTTCAACATACACTACTTCATTCGTTCTTACATTCTACGGCGGCCTAGCTAACGG CCTCATCAATCCGATAATTTACAGTTTTCGAGACGAAAGATTCAGAACAGCAGTTAAGAAGCTATTTAGCAAAAGATCAGAAAATAAGCCTATGGCGACCACGACTACCAACGCATCAAGTGGAAGTTGTAATTCTAAATTATGA
- the LOC120346504 gene encoding calcium-activated chloride channel regulator 1-like — protein MSFEILKVENFLLLFCIPYCFSLSTSDVKITDDGGYTGVVIAINSKIEESDNLIQAIKTTWTEASRDLYVATKNLAYFKEITILLPRTWNKIDRDPVLGKENYDQADVIIAPENPSYGDSPYTLQYGGCGEPGIYTHFTPEYLQNEEIIDDYGEKGKVVVHEWAHYRWGVFDETSSNSPFYWDPNKDGSNGPEATRCPLSMNGEVRDLNSINVERKCTLADIDPATNTYPDNCLFFPYEDQFYHPNSSMMCYQYMKEVTTFCEDGSNANPNNLHNPYAPNDQNRLCNMKSTWTVIMESEDFMDVNNKPSIHVADTRPIFKIVRPQEQRFVLVLDSSRSMEGYKQDEMRTAAYNFITVAVPRGSYVGIVEFGTDATTLSELKVMNSSEARETMTSLLPTTTGGQTCIGCGIRKGIEVLEKLSNPAGGHIIVITDGWGFAVDEVYDDVLTKGIVVSAIYIKIYARQILSTLSIESGGSWYYTENEEDMQQALKEVASFGDKESNSHQIQSKSFYLPQGRDFTSEVFIDHSIGLDTSFVFTWSKNSLSPPIVHINSPSGCVYTNANISDESICNSGSEYILSPEFLSIKFNILGNAEAGKWAYSVKPSTNEPQDMTSSVTSSSSGESVDPIVVSSGISNTDVTGGSSTVVYAKVTQGYKPILGAIVEATVSRPSGGPVVINLYDNGAGADINSNDGIYSKYFTEYSGRGNYAVKVEVRYHNQSSVARSKSTSRANYKPGVISVDGSVSVNPHGVTGPEGNSEGGGESQAEDVGDFTRVVSTGGFSYTGPSTAEDTIPPGKIVDLKIQQKNLSDPFAGVILTFTAPGNDYDAGTASRYDISYTYDDPSLLVSNFYDNVMVTDSHIIEGDLNAPSNAGSSETMIIQTPIASNSQTTLRLAIAVKAVDSSGNVAETSNVPVINFFVAPPGSPTVLPPGESEAVTTTKSCYCPVCDPNTNTYVLLTVILTATTAASVTAAIVLGILLCHANKRMKKKGRSHMEGITNSPYATDGESATVTSFTTRTE, from the exons aTGTCTTTTGAAATACTGAAAGTAGAGAATTTTCTATTGCTTTTTTGTATTCCCTACTGCTTCTCGTTATCTACATCAGACGTAAAAATCACTGATGATGGTGGTTACACGGGAGTTGTAATTGCAATTaactcaaaaatagaagaaagcGATAATCTAATCCAAGCCATCAAG ACGACATGGACAGAAGCGTCTCGAGATTTATACGTGGCAACGAAAAATTTGGCGTACTTTAAAGAAATCACAATTCTACTACCAAGAACCTGGAATAAGATTGACAGAGATCCTGTATTGGGTAAAGAAAATTACGACCag GCGGATGTCATCATAGCCCCAGAAAACCCGAGCTATGGAGACTCCCCATACACATTGCAATATGGTGGATGCGGAGAGCCTGGAATTTACACTCATTTCACCcctgaatatttgcaaaatGAGGAAATTATCGATGATTATGGAGAAAAAG GGAAGGTAGTTGTGCACGAATGGGCGCATTATAGGTGGGGAGTGTTTGATGAAACCTCGAGCAATTCTCCGTTTTATTGGGATCCGAATAAAGATGGAAGTAATGGACCCGAAGCGACCAG ATGTCCATTGTCAATGAACGGGGAAGTTCGAGACCTAAATTCAATAAATGTTGAAAGGAAATGCACCCTCGCGGATATAGACCCTGCAACAAACACATATCCGGACAATTGCCTGTTTTTTCCATACGAAGATCAGTTTTACCATCCCAACTCTTCAATGATGTGTTATCAGTATATGAAAGAG GTAACAACGTTTTGTGAAGATGGTTCAAATGCCAATCCTAATAATTTGCACAATCCGTATGCGCCGAATGACCAGAACCGCTTATGCAACATGAAAAGTACGTGGACTGTAATCATGGAATCTGAAGACTTCATGGATGTTAATAATAAGCCTTCTATTCATGTTGCTGACACTAGACCAATATTCAAAATAGTCAGACCTCAAGAACAGAGATTTGTATTGGTGTTAGATTCTTCGAGAAGTATGGAAGGG TACAAACAGGATGAGATGAGAACTGCAGCGTATAATTTTATCACTGTGGCAGTTCCGCGCGGTAGCTACGTTGGGATCGTAGAATTTGGAACGGATGCAACCACACTGAGCGAATTGAAAGTTATGAATTCGTCGGAGGCTCGGGAAACTATGACGTCATTGCTCCCGACAACGACAGGCGGTCAAACTTGCATCGGATGTGGAATTAGGAAAGGCATAGAG GTTCTTGAAAAATTGAGCAATCCAGCAGGTGGGCACATTATTGTTATCACGGATGGTTGGGGTTTTGCAGTGGACGAAGTATATGATGACGTCTTGACTAAG GGCATCGTGGTCAGTGCCATATACATAAAAATTTACGCACGACAAATTTTATCCACGTTAAGTATTGAGAGTGGCGGATCTTGGTATTACACAGAAAACGAAGAAGACATGCAACAAGCATTAAAAGAAGTTGCATCCTTCGGCGACAAGGAAAGCAACTCCCATCAG aTTCAAAGTAAATCGTTCTACCTACCTCAAGGACGAGATTTCACATCTGAAGTATTCATTGACCATAGCATCGGACTTGACACTAGTTTTGTATTCACTTGGTCCAAAAATTCTCTGTCTCCACCCATAGTACATATAAACAGCCCTTCGGGTTGTGTTTACACGAATGCTAATATTTCTGATGAAAGTATTTGCAACAGTGGCTCAGAATACATCTTATCTCCTGAATTTCTTTCTATCAAATTCAACATACTGGGAAATGCAGAG GCCGGAAAATGGGCTTACTCTGTCAAGCCGTCAACAAATGAGCCACAAGATATGACGTCATCTGTGACCTCATCGTCGTCTGGTGAAAGCGTCGATCCTATTGTGGTCTCTTCTGGCATTAGTAATACAGATGTAACAGGTGGTTCTTCTACTGTCGTCTACGCCAAA GTGACTCAAGGATACAAACCGATTCTCGGCGCTATTGTCGAAGCAACTGTCAGCAGGCCATCTGGAGGGCCGGTTGTTATTAACTTATATGATAATGGCGCGG GAGCCGATATTAATTCTAATGATGGAATTTATTcgaaatattttactgaatattCCGGTAGAGGAAATTACGCTGTCAAG GTTGAAGTAAGATATCACAACCAATCATCAGTTGCGAGAAGCAAAAGTACATCAAGAGCAAATTATAAACCTGGAGTCATTTCTGTCGATG gTTCGGTATCAGTAAACCCACATGGAGTAACGGGACCTGAAGGCAACTCGGAAGGAGGCGGAGAAAGCCAGGCTGAAGACGTCGGTGACTTCACCAGAGTAGTTTCGACCGGTGGATTTAGCTATACTGG ACCCAGTACGGCTGAAGACACAATTCCACCAGGGAAGATTGTTGATTTAAAGATACAGCAAAAAAATTTGAGTGATCCATTTGCAGGGGTGATATTAACGTTTACAGCTCCAGGCAATGACTATGATGCGGGaacag CATCGCGCTACGATATCAGTTACACCTATGATGATCCCTCTTTGCTGGTGAGCAATTTCTACGATAATGTCATGGTTACCGACTCGCATATCATTGAAGGCGATTTGAACGCACCGTCTAATGCTGGCTCTTCTGAAACGATGATAATCCAAACTCCGATTGCAAGTAACAGCCAGACCACATTAAG ACTCGCGATTGCTGTAAAGGCTGTGGACAGTTCTGGGAACGTTGCAGAAACATCTAATGTTCCAGTGATTAACTTTTTTGTTGCGCCACCCGGATCTCCAACTGTACTTCCCCCAGGCGAATCAGAGGCAGTCACAACTACCAAGTCGTGCTATTGTCCAG TGTGCGATCCAAACACCAATACCTACGTATTACTGACGGTGATTTTAACTGCAACCACAGCGGCGTCAG TGACCGCCGCAATAGTACTTGGAATACTGTTATGTCACGCCAACAAGCGAATGAAAAAGAAGGGACGATCTCACATGGAAGGAATCACGAATTCTCCTTACGCGACCGACGGAGAATCTGCAACAGTCACAAGCTTCACAACGCGGACCGAGTGA
- the LOC120345858 gene encoding uncharacterized protein LOC120345858 isoform X2, whose translation MKYLRILLLILFCGCSLPQGLDSEMTTNGSEYNKNGDADSIKKRTEELGQANEKEKLGLPVTTERTIQATYLIPTMATPNAVIHSMIAVPATMDRPIPTMSPMSPSGLRGNSDTPNTEGKMNSTTHVPDILEVGTTPAANQISPSSGNTSKSNASKSEDKWIEGLCSYPIYNNRDACIGDLDYYTQHLSLCEYRGGVVVFAIFVASLGLTIILLNCLLPIVVWQRSDMRTQYDYIKVSLAFADMIPGFLLLTAVIPNMVWVRQHSEKQVVEMLHNDTNSPTAVIVGSLLTMSGQASLLHLMFLSIERFIAITWPFWHLLRKTRTIIVTLSLLWIASFLCAFVPAEFPQYFEYIFQPSLLIHYMTLKTIIGTSGKVEYGIHGPLYTSITMILPFTIMLVVCILTGISSYRKLKSRTKTFRAGGKFHAASGSAVVDGKQSSTGVDAEPRLKPTTSLRQKLRPEVSLWDRFDPICSEDVDVFNIHYFIRSYILRRPS comes from the exons ATGAAATATTTAAGAATATTACTTCTAATCCTCTTTTGTGGCTGTAGTCTTCCTCAAGGCTTGGATTCCGAAATGACTACAAATGGGTCTGAATATAACAAGAACGGCGACGCCGATTCGATCAAAAAACGTACGGAAGAGCTAGGACAAgccaatgaaaaagaaaaactcGGATTGCCCGTCACTACCGAACGAACTATACAGGCTACTTATTTAATACCAACGATGGCAACGCCTAACGCAGTTATACATTCAATGATCGCAGTACCTGCGACAATGGACAGGCCGATTCCTACAATGTCGCCGATGTCACCGTCAGGATTACGAGGTAATTCAGATACCCCGAATACGGAGGGAAAGATGAATTCAACCACGCATGTGCCTGATATTTTAGAAGTTGGTACAACTCCAGCAGCAAATCAAATCTCTCCTTCAAGCGGGAATACATCTAAAAGTAATGCATCCAAAAGTGAAGACAAATGGATAGAGGGCCTCTGTAGTTATCCAATTTATAACAATCGTGATGCCTGTATCGGTGACTTGGACTATTATACACAGCATTTGTCACTCTGTGAGTACAGGGGTGGCGTTGTGGTGTTTGCGATTTTCGTCGCATCACTTGGATTGACTATTATTCTTCTTAACTGCCTGTTACCTATTGTAGTATGGCAAAGATCTGACATGAGAACTCAGTATGATTATATAAAAG TTTCTTTAGCATTTGCGGACATGATTCCTGGCTTTTTATTACTGACTGCCGTGATACCGAACATGGTTTGGGTCAGGCAACATAGCGAAAAACAAGTGGTAGAAATGCTGCATAATGATACAAACTCTCCTACTGCAGTCATAGTTGGATCTTTGTTGACGATGTCGGGACAG GCTTCTCTTCTACACCTCATGTTCTTGAGCATCGAGAGATTTATCGCCATCACGTGGCCATTTTGGCATTTACTGCGAAAAACTCGAACGATAATTGTGACTTTGAGTTTGTTATGGATAGCTTCATTTCTATGTGCATTTGTTCCAG CCGAATTTCCGCAATACTTCGAATACATATTTCAACCATCTTTGTTAATTCACTACATGACGTTGAAAACAATAATTGGAACATCGGGAAAAGTAGAATACGGAATACATGGCCCTCTGTACACGTCGATTACCATGATTCTACCTTTTACAATTATG TTGGTGGTATGCATTTTGACGGGTATTTCATCATACAGGAAATTGAAATCGAGAACAAAAACATTTAGAGCCGGCGGAAAGTTTCACGCCGCTTCTGGCTCGGCTGTTGTCGACGGTAAACAGTCATCCACTGGCGTGGATGCAGAACCCCGACTTAAACCAACGACAAGCTTACGACAAAAATTGCGGCCCGAAGT TTCCCTTTGGGATCGTTTTGATCCTATTTGTAGCGAAGACGTTGACGTGTTCAACATACACTACTTCATTCGTTCTTACATTCTACGGCGGCCTAGCTAA